DNA sequence from the Grus americana isolate bGruAme1 chromosome Z, bGruAme1.mat, whole genome shotgun sequence genome:
CAAAAGTGAAAGacaaatctaaataaataaacgAAAAAGCTTATTCTTAAAGCTTTATGTGTAGTGACAAGGACCTACAGTTAAGAAAAACCAGTAAGAGCTCACTGTTCCATGACTGATTATAAGAATTTTTGCTGTTGCCTGTTATTGTCAATACTAAGTAATAAAGTTGTCCTTTACATCTGAACAGTTTCTAGGCTATCAATTGTTGAATGTCTTTGTACTCCACATCTTGGTAActagtttttctttaaagttaaGGCCAACTACAGCAGCCACAGGGTGCCTATCTCTAACCAACAGATAAAGTTACAGTATTTCCCCCATTGGAGGGTGGGGAATAATCCCAGAGCTGAACTCCCTCACAATTCATTAGGAGAAGGTAGTTTGGGAATTAAATCTTTCTGTGCCCACTACTGTAAATCAGGCAGAACACCAAAGCAGATCTGTAGTTGTTATGCAGTTAGTAAAAATGGCATAGTATGTTGTCATAGGTTAAACCACTAAATTAAATTACTACAAAGTACTTCTTCAGCTTTATTTATAGAGGTAGCAGACAATACAGAAATCAAATCATCCTGAATTCCATAAAAGACAGTTACTGCAAATTCAGTTAAGTTCTTCCTACAGCTTAATATACATTGAAATAACCCCTAGAAAGAACTCAAAAGCAGGAAGAGTAACTATATAAGCATCACTACACAAGTGTTTTCATATCAGATCTGCATGCATTAGATATACAgtcaaaggaaaaggaagtgtGAGACCTGTTATGAGAAATTCTAAAGtcttcagtttttttcttttcaaaacattgGTAGTAACAAGGTCACACATTTGTAATGCATATTTATATACAGTAAATAAGTGTTAACTGCTGAAGAACTGTACTGGTGATGGCATCTAGGCCCTCCctttttgcagagaaagaaacaacagGCATAAGAGTAACGGCCACTTGGTATTTTGACCCTGTATGGAAACTCACTGACAGAAGTGGCAAGTTTTTCCCTCAGCAAACTATTACAGCTGGTATAGCTCTTCCTTTTTATGACAAGACTCTGTATTTATTCTAGACTTTCATGTAGCTTTCCAAGTGGCAATACAACCATCACATAATACTGAATTTAGAACAATTACATAAAGATGCTTTATTCCAGAGACACAGGAAGTTGTTACATGTATGTAAGAAGTAACTATGCTTAAAGATTCAATTTCTGAATCCTTTCACAAGAAATTCTGCtcttaatacaaaaaaatatttatttatacaaaacTCCCAACAAAGTGTCATAATACACAGTGCCAACATTTATATGCAAGGACCTCAGATGTCAAATCAGGTTTTCAGAGCAATTTAAGGCAAACATTGGTTTACCACTGTTGATTGTACACAGTCTCTCATATAAACTCAACCTTTTACATCTCTGTCCTTTCAAAATTCATACTTTTAAATCGTTCTTCAAGCACTTCAGAATCTTCATCACTGTCTACGCTACTGAAGTTTGTATGAAAATCCAGCTCATCTTCCAATCCACTGCTCTTCTGGCCATTTTTAGCAGTCACACTCTCAGTTCTGTCTTGTCCTTTATCAATCCTGCAGAAAGTAAGAAGATGTTACCACCACCCACTttgggaatttatttttctcttaaacaaGAATGGGATGGAGGGTAGAATATGCTACCGGAGATGGAAAGaggcaggaggtggggaggaggaggagcgagACAATAACCTAAAGTTATTTTCACATTGAGTAGAAAAGATATAAAAgacagtaaaggaaaaagagtctgtgaagaaaaaaaaaaaaaaaggacaatttgACCAACTAAGCAACTGCTAGACAGTTGTCACAAACTAGTCAATTAATACAGAAGGCTCCATAAAGAGAGAACTCTagtaaaagagtaaaaaaaaccaaaagcctgCTAACTATGTTGTGGTAACTGTGCTCAGTATCAGCCCGTGTTTAGTTTTTGTGTTCACTAGTAACTGAATCATCACATGACAGACAAAATACAAACAGTAAAGTGGCTTACGCATATTTTATGATGCTTGATACTGAAATCCATTTTGAAGTGCTTTGTTCCTAAGGAAGACATGCAATTTACCCTTTGGTATTAAAATAAAGTGTCTTATccaagcaagattttttttggcCCAGCCCCACTAAGATCAGTAGGCATTTCACCCCtagtttcagcagaaaaagtgAGGGTAATGACTCCTACTTATTCCTGTCAGGATTATTCAGAATATGGCATAAGTACAACAGCTTCCTGACAGTTTCCAAACAAGCTTTAttaaaggaggaagaaacagtGCCGTAATGAAACTATGTAACCTATGAGCTACTTACGGAATtactatttcttcttcttttccacaTTTAGCACAAACTTCTAGTTTACCAGCACATGGTCGACAAATAATATGGTAAGGATCTTTTACAGTCTTCTGAAGGCACTTCACActgtgaagagaaagaaaacatgattaaaaaacatttgtggACACCTATTAAACATCCTGTGTTAAAAGACAATATATACATACTCTTTAAAAGAGGAACATCATGTTATAGGCCAGTctcatatagaatcatagaatggtttgggttggaagggaccgcaAAggtcacctagttccaacccccctgccatgggcagggacaccctccactagaccaggttgcccaaagccccatccagcctggccttgaacacttccaggcatggggcctccacagcttctccgggcaacctgttccagtgtctcaccatcctcatcaaaaaagttttttccttctatctaatctaaatctaccttctttcagtttaaagccattacctcttgtccaAACACCAAACAATTGGAGTTTTAACAAGCAGCACTATCAAAATCATTGCCTGTCATCCCCCTCCTTTAACTTCTCCaggaagaaatattaaaacaagaACTGAAGAACAAACATAAAGTCaagaatttttatatttaaagtgACAAAAGAAACCTTTCCATTCATTTCAGTAGATAGTTTAAAAGCTACATAACATCTTCTGgtttaacaataaaaacaaataaaaatatgttataAAAAGGTGcatgcattttataaataaaaagctttcaatTTCAAACACTACAATGTCTTCCTCTTGAACTTCTCAGAGCCAGTGTTGGACTTTGCTTTCTATGAACACAAGCCTGCATGGAACTGTAGTCTGAACAAACCAAACCTAATTATGTAGAGGTTTTTGGCTATTCTTTTCCAAGATATGATAAAACTCTGTAGATTAAGTCATTTCTAAAATGCTATGGCTTAACATTCAGCTgacatttctgcagctttgtaTTTTTGGAGCCCAGAGCCCAGAACTATATATCCCATGTAATGCAGCTGTCCTAAAAGTCACTCTTTCTTGGTTTCTCAGGCACGCAAAAGTCTGTCAGGAAAGATTTAGCATACAGTTCTGAACAGTGGATTTGCAGACTTGGCTAAAACaggctgaagaaaaatatcaagtgTTTTTGCCTTATAAGGAGAGATGCATCTagtaaaacagaatttttacttGCTTTCTCAAATCCCATTCTTAAGCACTATTGCCTTCTCCCTACTATCTTCATCTAGGCTCTGCTTTCATTATTAAGATGCACATATGCAATTCCTTAAGAAGCTGTAAAATCACAAGAATTGCCATAGGACACATTTGACAAAAGCAAAGTCTGAACTATCTAGTGTTTCCGgtcttccctctgccccaggaaAAACCTACAGTTAGATGTCACTGGAAACACCTTCttagtttggggttgtttggttttttatttcttctatgtTCTGTTGCATTAGTATCAAAAAACATCTACAGCTCTTCCCAGCCATGTCACTCCAATCACAGACGCTATCAGGGCAAGGCGGATAGaccttttctttataaatagtTTAATTTGTAATATAATAATAGAAGTAAAGTGGGGATAATTTGTGGTTGTACTAACAACCATAATTTTGAAGATGTTAAAAAACTAAAGATAAATTGAGGTACAAAGAAGTCCTCCATTCCTACCATTTGTGATgtgaagaattctttttttcccatataGTCACATTTTTAATGTCCGTAATGTGTTTACTTTACCTAGAAGCTTCACCACTGAAAATCTTCATAGTCTTATTCTTTCAGAATGCTCAGCCATTGTCCTGCTGTAGGCTACATTAGAAACCAACACCTGCAGAGCTAGATTGGTCTGCAGCCCAATTAACTTGTTCAGAAATACAATGGAAAACATCACATATTCTGTCATAAGCAGCTGTCCCACAAtgccattttttctgtttccaatgTTTCTCCGATTTACATGctttttgcctgcttttttttcctttgggggtaggcataaaaaaggaaaaagaatcagATCCACCACCACATGATTTATTACAGCTCGTTACTTTTAAACAGGATGCACATAGTCATTTGAGAAAGAGTTACAAAAAGACAAATCCCAACTTTATCCATGGTGAATAGAACCCAGAATATTTACTTTGAGAACCAGTGAGCCTTCTacctaataaattattttttttacatgaaaggGTGAAATTGTttactaaaaccaaaatatttgttgcatatggtttcatattaaaaagtaaaacttttcaCAAGTGAGGGATATAATATGAACAAACATTCCTTCTCTTTTAACCCagtgaaaatcaaaataaaatgcattgtcATTCAGAGAACTGCACACATACATTTACAGAACCTCTTCAAGCAGTTCACAAGTATTTCAGAAGTATGTACCTGAGAACACACCAACACAGAGTGAACTACTGTGACAAAGGCTGGTGTATACCATACACCACAGGCCAGCTGTAGTTTCTTTGAGTACAACATTTCATTGTTGAAACACTGGCTGCGCCTGCAGCCACAGAGGTAAGGACCTCTGGAGCTGAGCAAGTAAGAAGGAAGCAGAGAGTATCCACTTCAGAAAATTAACCTACCACAAacttataaattattttaagatatttatcACATTTGTTATGTCTTTATTCAAAAATACTTAATACAGAACTGTATGCAAGCAATGctaaaaatttaatatttagtATTatagtttcatagaatcatagaattttaaggttggaaaagacctccaagatcatcaagtccaaccatcgacccaacaccaccatgtctactaaaccatgtcccgaagtgccatgtctacatggttttttgaacacctccagggatgatgactccaccacctctctgggcagccccttccaatgcctgaccactctttcggtgaagaaatttttcctaatatccaatctaaacctcccctgatgcaatctgaggccatttcctcttgtcctttcgctagttacttggcagaagagaccaacacccacctcactacaacctcctttcaggtagttgtccagagcgagaaggtctcccctcagcctcctcttctccaggctaaacaaccccaggtccctcagccgctcctcataagacttgtgctctagacccttcaccagcttcactgcccttctctggacatgctccagcacctcaatatcCTTCTTGTCATGAGGGGCCCAAAAgtgaacacaggactcgaggtgcggcctcaccagtgcccagtaCGGGGGCACAATCACtcccctactcctgctggccgcactattcctgatacaagccaggatgccgTTCGCCTCCTTGGCCACccaggcacactgctggctcatgttcagctggctgtcagccagcacccccaggtccgtttccaccaggcagctttccagccactcttccccaagcctgtagcgttgtatggggttgttgtgacccaagtgcaggacccagcacttggccttgttaaacctcattcAGTTGtccttggcccattgatccagcctgtccagatccctgagtagagccttcctgcacttcagcagatcaacactctctcccaatttggtgtcatctgcaaacttactgagggcgcactcaatcccctcaagattggccccaagactgagcccagaggaacaccacttgtgcCTGGCCACCAACCGGATTTAACTCTGTTCACCACAACAATCTGGGCTcagccttccagccagttttttacccagcaaagagcaCACCCATCTAAGCCATgagccaccagcttctctaggaggATTCTGTGGGAGACAGCATTGAcggctttactaaagtccaggtagataacatccacagcctttccttcatGCACTAGGCGGGTCACCTGGTcacagaaggagatcaggttggtcaagtagcacctgcctttcatgaacccatgctggctgggcctgatcccCTAGTTGTCCTGCACCTGCCTGGTGAGCGCACTCAAGATGAACCACTCCATAATCTTCCCTGGTTGcaaggtcaggctgacaggcctgtagttccctggatcctccttccggcccttcttgtagatgggcatcacattggcAAGCCTCCAGTTTGCTGGGACCTCCCTTGTTAACCAGGACTGTtcataaatgatggaaagtggcttggcaAGCTCCTtcgccagctccctcagtactctTTGTTTCATATACAAAAAGACAGAACATGTTAAGAGGTAATGAAAGACATGTATTGCAAACATTTTGTAGGAATTGAGGCCTCAGTAATGCTGAGAACAGTGTTG
Encoded proteins:
- the CZH9orf85 gene encoding uncharacterized protein C9orf85 homolog gives rise to the protein MSSEKGNVSRTRPQRYQNARAFRNDKYDTSARRKKINAKLHDGVCQHCKGILEWRVKFSKYKLLSQPKKCVKCLQKTVKDPYHIICRPCAGKLEVCAKCGKEEEIVIPIDKGQDRTESVTAKNGQKSSGLEDELDFHTNFSSVDSDEDSEVLEERFKSMNFERTEM